In one window of Gossypium hirsutum isolate 1008001.06 chromosome A01, Gossypium_hirsutum_v2.1, whole genome shotgun sequence DNA:
- the LOC121207814 gene encoding uncharacterized protein: MVADALSHRAVADLRALFVRLSLYDNGSLLLETETTIDFGLNNDGILCFRDKICVPNDRDLMLLILREAHSSPYAMHPCENKMYKDLRELYWWPGLKRDVTDFVTRYLTCQQVKAEHQLPSGLVQLADSQSERVIQILEDMLRGYVMDFRVSHPFVLERCILGLELISETIDKVRLIQERLKAAFDSQKFYVDLKRKDIEYSDVEVRPNLTFEDEPVQILDCNIKVLRKKSILLVNVLWQNHSTEEATWELEDLMLQQWWARWSVRRVGVVVAKAEACEREGDRRG, encoded by the exons atggtggctgATGCATTAAGCCATAGGGCAGTGGCTGATTTGAGAGCGTTGTTTGTTCGACTGAGTCTTTATGACAATGGGAGTCTTCTG CTTGAGACTGAGACTACTAtagattttgggttgaataatgATGGGATATTATGCTTCCGAGATAAGATCTGTGTACCTAATGATAGGGATTTGATGCTTTTGATTTTGAGAGAAGCGCATAGTAGTCCGTACGCTATGCATCCTTGTGAAAATAAGATGTATAAAGATCtccgagaattgtactggtggccagggttgaagcgtgATGTGACTGATTTCGTTACTCGTTAtctgacttgtcagcaggttaaggctgagcatcagttgccttcgggGTTGGTACAGCTG GCAGATAGTCAGTCAGagagggtaattcagatactggaggatatgttgaggggttatGTTATggatttccgag TGTCGCACCCCTTTGTGCTGGAGCGATGTATCCTGGGTCTAGAGTTGATTTCAGAGACCATTGATAAGGTCCGGTTGATTCAAGAGCGTCTGAAAGCGGCTTTTGATAGTCAGAAGTTTTATGTTGATTTGAAGAGGAAGgatattgagtattct GATGTTGAGGTTAGACCAAATCTAACGTTCGAGGATGAGCCAGTTCAAATTTTGGATTGCAATATCAAAGTTTTACGTAAGAAGTCTATTCTCTTAGTGAATGTGCTGTggcagaatcatagcactgaggaggctacttgggagctagAGGATTTAATGCTTCAGCA